From the Aerococcus viridans genome, the window CATTTTGAAACCCCTTATTGGTTGGTTGTTGCAGATACTGGTATTCATGGTAACACTAAAAATGCGGTATCAGATGTGGCAGCTGGTTTGAATTCAGCTTTTATTACCCGCCGACAAGCTGTTGAACATAACTTGCGTCAGCTTGGTGAAGCTGCTACGCGCTTCATTGATTTAGTTGAATTAGATTCTGCCAAAATGGCCAATGACCAGTGGTTTACGGCTATTTGTCGCACATTTAAGGAAGCCCACAAGCATTTGCGGGCTTTACAGGTATCCAGCCCCGAACTTGAGGCCGGCGTGACTTTTGCGGAAGCGAATGGGGCCGGCGCAGCCAAGCTAACTGGTGGTGGCCGTGGCGGTTGCTATTTCGCCTTGTGTGACAGCAAGGACAAGGCTGCCCTTTTGGCTAAAGCTTTAAAAACAGAAAATATGGCGGTAGCGAGCTGGGTGGTGCCTTTTAAATCATCACCTTTAGATGATAATGTCGGCGAATAGTGGGCGTAATCTGTAGAAATCGGTTATAATAGGGAAAGAAAATTTTTTGAGGGAGAATCGAGATGTCAGTTTTTCAAGGCGCTTACCGGGCGCACACCAATATTGCATTAATTAAATATTGGGGTAAGGCGAATAAGGACCTGTTTATCCCCACTACATCTAGTTTGTCGCTCACTTTAGACGCTTTGTATACAGACACGCGCGTGACGTTTTCAAATGAATTGGATGCGGATATTTTTTATTTAAATAATCAATTGCGAAATGAGGCAGAGACTGCGAAAATTAGCAAGTTTTTAGATATGTTTAGACAAGAAGCTGGCGTAGACTTGCGGGCTAAAGTAGAAAGTGTCAATCATGTGCCTACTGCGGCAGGCTTGGCTTCTTCTTCATCGGCATTTTCGGCCTTAGCGGCGGCTACTAGACAGGCTTTGAATTTAGAAGATCAAATTTCTGACCAGGCCCTATCAACATTTGCACGACAGGGCTCTGGATCAGCAACCCGGTCCATTTTCGGTGGCTTTGTTGAATGGCAAAAAGGGACGACCAATGAAAACTCTATGGCAGTTGAAATTGACGACGCCAGTTGGGATGTTGGCATGGTCATTATGGCCATTAATACCGCTGAGAAACGGGTTTCTTCTCGTGAAGGGATGGCCCATACCATGCAGACGTCCCCTTTCTACCCTGAATGGGTCCGTCAAAACATGATCGATTTAGAACGGATTAAAGCGGCCATTGCCAAGCAAGATTTTCAATTGATGGGTGAAATCGCTGAAGCCAACGCCATGCGGATGCATGCAACAACTATGGCTTCTGATCCGTCATTCACCTATTTCGAACCTGATACCATTAAAGCCATTCAAGCAGTCCAAGATTTACGCGCGACTGGTGTGTTGGCTTACTATACAATTGACGCTGGACCGAACGTGAAAGTTTTATGTAAAGCGAGCCAGATGGACGAGGTGGAAGCCTTTTTTGCAGAACGGTTTAAAGATATGAACTTTATCCAAACAACTGCTGGACCTGGGATTAAACCCTTAGATAGATGGGAGTATGACGATGGCGCAATCTTATAATGATAGCACGATAATCCATACGAATAACGATACAGACGCCATCAAGGTGGCCGTACCGGGGAAATTATTCCTTGCGGGCGAATATGCAGTGGTGAGTTCTGGCCAAGCTGCCTTATTAACGACTGTTGACGCCTTCTTACACCTCACTTTAGAGGTAAATTCTGGGCAAAATGGCTACTTAATCACCAACCAGGCTGACCATCCAATTGCTTGGACCTACGACGTCAATGGACAAGTCGTTTCTAACGACCCAGAAGCTGGAGAATTCCCACTAATTTGGCAAGCCTTGCAAACTGTGACGGCATATGCGGAAGCAACCGGCATGAAATCGGCAGCGACACCAGATTACTTTGATTTGAAAATTCAGTCTGACTTGGACGCGGCTGACGGGACTAAATATGGTTTAGGATCATCTGGTGCCATCTCAGTGGCTGTCGTTTCAGCCTTATTGAAATTCTACAAATTAGACCAGGATATTACGGAATCGCAGTGGGTCTACCGGGTCTTTAAACTGGTCGCAATTACCCAAGCGCAATTGGGTATGGTAGGATCACTTGGAGATGTCGCAGCCAGCACCCAAACTGGTGTCATCTACTACCAAAACTTTGACCGGGAATGGTTTGACCAACAAGCCAAGTCAACTGGACAAGAAATCCATGCTTTAATCGAAGAATTTTGGCCCGAGTTGATGATTGAACAATTGCCCGTTGACCCAGACTGGACTTTATCCCTAGTTTGGTCTAAAGAAAAAGCATCGACTGAAGACTTATTAAAAATGGTAGCCCACCATATTTCTGAACGAGAACTAGAAGAAGTCATGACCAGTTTTAAACAATTGGCCAAACGGCAAGTTTTAATGGCTAAGGCAGCCATCCAAATGAATGAATGGTCTTTATTCAAATCAGCGATTAAAGATAATTTCGACAATATTTTAACCTATACCCAAACATTGAATAAGCCTTATTTGACCAAGTCCTTTAAGAAAGCATTGAAGTTAGTCACATCAGAAAAAACCGTCGCCAAAATTTCTGGGGCGGGAGCTGGAGACTGCGCCTACGCAATTTCTAGTCAAGCTGATGAGGCCAGAGCCATCCAAGGCTTATGGCGAGAAAACGACCTAGTCGTTCTTCCCTTCGCTTTCTGGCAAAGAAATGAACAGGAGAGATAGTATGAACCGTAAAGATGCCCACGTGCACAATGCTGAAATGCAATACCAAACAGCGCCAACCGATTTTGAATCTGTCCGCTTTGTCCACCCATCCCTGTCCCACCAAGAATTCAATAATATCGACTTGTCGACCACTTTGTTTAAGCAACAGTTTGACCGTCCTTTCTATATTAATGCTATGACTGGTGGGTCTGAATGGACCAAAAAAATTAATGGTATGTTCGCTGAAGTGGCTCGTGAATGTCATTTACCAATGGCTTCAGGATCCGTTTCTGCAGCCTTAAAAGACCCTTCTGTAGCAGATTCTTTTACCATTATTCGTGATGTAAATCCCAATGGTTTCTTGATGGCCAATGTCGGCGCTGATAAGACCTTAGAGGATGCCAAAAGAGCAGTCGATTTATTAGACGCTGATGCCTTACAAATTCACTTGAATACGGCTCAAGAAATTGTCATGCCTGAAGGCGACCGTGATTTCAGAAAACTAGAAGATAATATCGTCGCTATCGTTGAAAAATTAGACCGTCCTGTCATGGTCAAGGAAGTTGGCTTTGGTATGTCATACCAAACCATGCACCACCTACAAAGTCTAGGCGTCAATACCATCGATGTCTCAGGTACTGGTGGAACGAATTTCGCTAAAATCGAAAACGCCCGCCGTGAACACCAAGAGTTCGCCTACATGGCTGACTGGGGTCAATCAACCGTTATTTCATTATTAGAGGCACAACCTTTGATGAGCCAGACGGCCATCGTTGCTTCTGGTGGGATTAAAGACCCCATGCAAATGATGAAGGCCCTTGCCCTAGGCGCATCTGCCGTTGGTATGTCAGGTCAATTCCTGCATTCGGTCCTTGGTGAAGGCGTAGACGCTACGATTGAAATGGTTAAGTCTTACGACGAACAATTGCGCTTGTTGATGATGGTATTGGACTGCCAAAACCTGAACGAACTGCGTGACACAGACTTAATGATTACCGGCAAACCTGCCGAATGGTCAAGACTCCGCCGAATCAATATCGAATACTTCGCCTCAAGAAGCCAGAATTAAGATAAGGATGTGAAAAATGTCGTTTAGACTCGTAACAGTGGAAGAAATAAATGTAGTGATGGTACATCACGCAACTTATTTCTGAAGTGGCACGAGTCTGACATTTTGAGCTCGACTACAAGGTGCGAGAGCCCCTTTATAAAAATGCGATACAAATATCACTTCAATTTAAATAATCACCAAAAAGTGCCCAATCAACAGGAGGAGGCACTTTTTTTGCATGCACCTTTTTATTAGGCTGCCCATATTTATATCAGCCGAGCCGAAACAAAAGGGCTACTTTCACCCCCTACAATTTTAGACAAAGGATTGTTGGATTTAGCCAAATGACGAGAGTAAAAAAGACCATGGCCCTCGAGTCACGGTCTGAGGCTAGCTTGGAATCGCTATACCCTTTTTCAAAAAATTATAAGAAGATGTATAAAATGGCGATAGTGCCGACGCCGGCGATGATGGTTTTGATGATGTCTTTAAACCGGTAGGCGACGAACAAGGACACGAGTGCTGGTATCAGTTTGATGTTCTCCAGTGGGTTGAGGTTGAAGTGGCTTTCCCAGAAAAATATGTCGGTGAAAATCATTGCGGTAAAAATGATAACGGGTAGGTAAGCCATTGTTTTGTATACCATTGGAGAAATTTTGCTGTTACGCATAACGAGTGCTGGTACGACGCGCATGGCGGTGCACAGTAAGCCGAGTGTTACTACGAATAATGTCATGATACCCCTCCTATGTTACACGGTTATTTTCTTGACGTTTTAAGAAATAGAATACGACCGATAAGGCGATGGCTGTGGCCATAATAATCACATAAGATGATTGGAAAATAGTCATCAAGATGACGGCAATCACACCGGTGAATAGCATGGTGTTGAGCATCATGCGGTTATTTAGGTTCGGGACAAGAATGCCGATAAACATAGCAACCATGACAAAGTTTGAAATGACATCAGGAATTTGAATGAAGAAACCAAACAAGGCACCTGAAGCGGTAAATAGGATCCAGGAAGTCCATGTTGCAGTGGCGACGAATAAGGCATCGTTAATGGCCCATGGTTTCTGTGGATTGTTATCCTGCAGTTTTAATATATTGATGGCGTAAGATTCGTCTGCTGTCATGTAGCCTAACCAAGCGACCTTAAAATTGGGCGCTTGGTTTAAGTATGGGCCAAAAGACACACTATACAAGGCTTGGCGGGAACTTAATAATAGTACTGAGATAAATACTTCCATTACACCAGCATTTTGTGCAATCAGGGCTGCTGCCACAAATTGCGAGGAGCCCCCAAACACTAGACTGGACATCAGCACAACCTGCCACCAGGTTAAGCCGGCATCAGCGAGTAGTAACCCACAAGCTAAACCAACTGGTAGATACGCCACGATAATAGGGATTGATAGCTTGATTCGTTCGGACTTAGCGTCCACTGTTTCTTCCATTAAACACCCTCCCTTATGTTTGATTAAAGTCACACCTAACTAACGGTTAACTTCTCTATGATAATCCATAAATTTTTTGATGAAATTGTAAGGATCGATTAAACCGATTTGACGGGCAAAGATATATAAATTTGATTCCCGTAAGAAGGCTCTCTGGATTAAACGGTAATCCGTGGCGATTCGAATAGGTTGGGTATCCGCGATTAATTCGCCCTCGGATAACACCCAAGCATGACGAGTAAATTCTAATACTAGGTCCGTGTTATGGGTGTTGATGATAATCGCAATTTCTTGTTCTTGGTTAATTTGATATAGGTACTGCATGAATTCATTATAATGATGGTAGTCTTGGCCTTCAGAAGGCTCGTCAATAATTAATAGTGATGGCTTGTTGATTAAGGCAGACGACAACATAATTCGTTTTTGTTGGCCAAAGGATAACTGGCCAATTCGTAGTTCAGCAGCATAAATCAAACCCGTTCGTTTTAAGGAATCTCGAATGACTTCTTCTGCTTCTTCCGCGGAGTAATTACAATTAGCGGCAATCCCATTCAGATAGTCTTTCACAGTGAAATCCAGGATGGATTGATCGATATTTTGTTGGATATAGACTGTTTCCTGCTTCATTTGACATAGGTTATCGTCAGTGACTTCTTCACCTAACCAAGTCATCGTGCCCGAATCCGGGCGGATGTTTCCGTCCATCATTTGACCCAGCGTGGACTTACCCGACCCATTTTTCCCGACAATGGCAATCATGTCACCCTTGAAAACTTGAGTGGAAATATTGCGCAAGGTGGGCCGGTCCCGCCATGGATAAGTGTAGGATACATTATCAAGGGTCAGAATGGATTCATCACTACGTTTTTGGACGAAATTTGGTACGGTCATCAGCCAGGATTCAATGGTTCGTTTTAGGTCTGGACCATGTATATAATTGACATTTGATATGTTACGGACCTTTTCTAAAGGATAGCCGGTATAGCGAATCGCCGATACATAGGATGGCTCGCCAATACCTAAACTGTTCAGAATATTCCGTTTTAATAATTTCTCTGAATCCCCATCAAAAATAACCCGACCTTCGGAAAGAACAATGACGCGGTCAACTGGACGGTATAAAACTTCTTCAATCCGGTAATCAACCATGACAATCGTCGCGTCAGTATTATGGTGAATATCATCTACTAAATCGATGAAAATTTGCCCAGCGCGGGGTGCTAAGTTCGCTAAAGGCTCATCAAAAATAAAGACGGATTGCTCATAGTTGACGTTATTGACAAAATTTTGAATGTCTCTTTGTCCTTCTGAAAGACGCTCTATACTTGTATCTGCTTCGGTTGGGTGTTCAAGGATACGGTGCTTTAATTCTTCCGAAAAATTAGGGATATAATCACTTGACCGCTTGCGCTTGCCGTTTTCTTCTAGGGTTTCCTCCAAGTGATGGTCGACCGCATCAGCCATAGCTGTTGCGTCCATAGTTTCCATTTCTAGGTCGAAATTGATAATCTCTCCTTCAATAGTCCCTTGAAATTCGTCGGTCGCTAATTTTCCACGTAGGGCGCGTACTAGGGTGGATTTACCTGAGGCATTAGCCCCGATGATCAACACTTTTTCACCGCGATAGAATGTTAGATTGATATTTTTCAATGCCCGTCTACCTGCACCCTCGTAGGTAAACGACATATTTTTAAATTGTATCCAAGGATTGGACATAAATCCATGCCCCTTTCAATAATATTTACGTGCGAATGGTTATATGAATCCTATCAAATAGCTGGCGAATCCCTAATTGCCGAAAGCAGCATCCACTGTATCGTATTTAGACCGTTTACCTAAAATACGCACTTCTGGTTCTAGGGCTACCTTATTCAGGTCCCAAATCACTTCTTGAATATGGTGGATCATGTTAATATAGTCAGTTGCCGTAGCACCACCCACGTTGATGATGAAACCAGCATGTTTTTTCGAAATTTGTGCACCACCAATAGTGTAGCCTTGTAATCCAGCTTCCTGGATCAGTTTCCCTGTAAAATGGCCTTCTGGTCGCTTGAAAACAGATCCGCATGATGGATACTCTAACGGTTGCTTGGATTCACGAAGGTAAGTCAGCTCATCCATTTTAGCTAAAATGGATTTTAGGTCGCCCTTCTTCAATTTAAAACGGGCTTCAACCACAATGTCACCTGTTTCTTGTAGGTCAGAATGTCGGTAAGAGAGATTTAGATCTTCGTTCTTCAAAGTGTACATACGTCCAGCTTTTGTGACCAC encodes:
- the mvaD gene encoding diphosphomevalonate decarboxylase; the encoded protein is MSVFQGAYRAHTNIALIKYWGKANKDLFIPTTSSLSLTLDALYTDTRVTFSNELDADIFYLNNQLRNEAETAKISKFLDMFRQEAGVDLRAKVESVNHVPTAAGLASSSSAFSALAAATRQALNLEDQISDQALSTFARQGSGSATRSIFGGFVEWQKGTTNENSMAVEIDDASWDVGMVIMAINTAEKRVSSREGMAHTMQTSPFYPEWVRQNMIDLERIKAAIAKQDFQLMGEIAEANAMRMHATTMASDPSFTYFEPDTIKAIQAVQDLRATGVLAYYTIDAGPNVKVLCKASQMDEVEAFFAERFKDMNFIQTTAGPGIKPLDRWEYDDGAIL
- a CDS encoding DUF3744 domain-containing protein is translated as MSNPWIQFKNMSFTYEGAGRRALKNINLTFYRGEKVLIIGANASGKSTLVRALRGKLATDEFQGTIEGEIINFDLEMETMDATAMADAVDHHLEETLEENGKRKRSSDYIPNFSEELKHRILEHPTEADTSIERLSEGQRDIQNFVNNVNYEQSVFIFDEPLANLAPRAGQIFIDLVDDIHHNTDATIVMVDYRIEEVLYRPVDRVIVLSEGRVIFDGDSEKLLKRNILNSLGIGEPSYVSAIRYTGYPLEKVRNISNVNYIHGPDLKRTIESWLMTVPNFVQKRSDESILTLDNVSYTYPWRDRPTLRNISTQVFKGDMIAIVGKNGSGKSTLGQMMDGNIRPDSGTMTWLGEEVTDDNLCQMKQETVYIQQNIDQSILDFTVKDYLNGIAANCNYSAEEAEEVIRDSLKRTGLIYAAELRIGQLSFGQQKRIMLSSALINKPSLLIIDEPSEGQDYHHYNEFMQYLYQINQEQEIAIIINTHNTDLVLEFTRHAWVLSEGELIADTQPIRIATDYRLIQRAFLRESNLYIFARQIGLIDPYNFIKKFMDYHREVNR
- a CDS encoding phosphomevalonate kinase, encoding MAQSYNDSTIIHTNNDTDAIKVAVPGKLFLAGEYAVVSSGQAALLTTVDAFLHLTLEVNSGQNGYLITNQADHPIAWTYDVNGQVVSNDPEAGEFPLIWQALQTVTAYAEATGMKSAATPDYFDLKIQSDLDAADGTKYGLGSSGAISVAVVSALLKFYKLDQDITESQWVYRVFKLVAITQAQLGMVGSLGDVAASTQTGVIYYQNFDREWFDQQAKSTGQEIHALIEEFWPELMIEQLPVDPDWTLSLVWSKEKASTEDLLKMVAHHISERELEEVMTSFKQLAKRQVLMAKAAIQMNEWSLFKSAIKDNFDNILTYTQTLNKPYLTKSFKKALKLVTSEKTVAKISGAGAGDCAYAISSQADEARAIQGLWRENDLVVLPFAFWQRNEQER
- the fni gene encoding type 2 isopentenyl-diphosphate Delta-isomerase; the encoded protein is MNRKDAHVHNAEMQYQTAPTDFESVRFVHPSLSHQEFNNIDLSTTLFKQQFDRPFYINAMTGGSEWTKKINGMFAEVARECHLPMASGSVSAALKDPSVADSFTIIRDVNPNGFLMANVGADKTLEDAKRAVDLLDADALQIHLNTAQEIVMPEGDRDFRKLEDNIVAIVEKLDRPVMVKEVGFGMSYQTMHHLQSLGVNTIDVSGTGGTNFAKIENARREHQEFAYMADWGQSTVISLLEAQPLMSQTAIVASGGIKDPMQMMKALALGASAVGMSGQFLHSVLGEGVDATIEMVKSYDEQLRLLMMVLDCQNLNELRDTDLMITGKPAEWSRLRRINIEYFASRSQN
- a CDS encoding AzlC family ABC transporter permease, coding for MEETVDAKSERIKLSIPIIVAYLPVGLACGLLLADAGLTWWQVVLMSSLVFGGSSQFVAAALIAQNAGVMEVFISVLLLSSRQALYSVSFGPYLNQAPNFKVAWLGYMTADESYAINILKLQDNNPQKPWAINDALFVATATWTSWILFTASGALFGFFIQIPDVISNFVMVAMFIGILVPNLNNRMMLNTMLFTGVIAVILMTIFQSSYVIIMATAIALSVVFYFLKRQENNRVT
- a CDS encoding AzlD domain-containing protein; this translates as MTLFVVTLGLLCTAMRVVPALVMRNSKISPMVYKTMAYLPVIIFTAMIFTDIFFWESHFNLNPLENIKLIPALVSLFVAYRFKDIIKTIIAGVGTIAILYIFL
- the murB gene encoding UDP-N-acetylmuramate dehydrogenase, whose protein sequence is MFLNDLRKAFPQSTIKFNEPLNNYTYTKTGGPADVLIFPETPEEIQALVRFANKAHEPILVLGNSSNVIISDEGVSGVVLMLTEMDHIQIDGTHIKAGAGSKIIDVSRSAGAEGLTGFEFACGIPGSTGGAVYMNAGAYGGEISEVLVEVDVVTKAGRMYTLKNEDLNLSYRHSDLQETGDIVVEARFKLKKGDLKSILAKMDELTYLRESKQPLEYPSCGSVFKRPEGHFTGKLIQEAGLQGYTIGGAQISKKHAGFIINVGGATATDYINMIHHIQEVIWDLNKVALEPEVRILGKRSKYDTVDAAFGN